The bacterium nucleotide sequence GACCCGCTGCATCTCCGACGCGACCACGTCGACCGCCTGCTCAGGTGTCGCGCTGGCCGACTCGACCGCCGAGACCCCCCGGAAGAAGGCGTCCTGCCACTTCGGGAGATCGGGGTGCGGAGGTTGGAAGGTCGTGTAGTTGAGGAGGTAGCTGACCTCCTTGAGGAAGCGGTTGTTGACCAGCGCCGCCGTGCGCTTCAGGACCGGCAGGTGTGCGCTGCCGACCGCGTGCTTCGCGTCCAGGTCGGGCGTCATGGTGTTCGCCAGCAGACGAAGGGCCAGGTCCCTGTTCTTCGAGGCCGCCGAAACCATGTAGGCCTGCGGGTTCGACAGGGTGACCGGCTTGCCGCCCTTCACGTAGGCCGGATGGGGCGCGTAGCCGAAGTGGTCGAAGAGCCAGGCCTCACCACCCTTCGCAGCGACCCACTGCAACTCCCACTCGGCCCAGTTCCAGGTGCCGCCGGACCAGAACAGGACCTTCCCGTCGCCGTCGGTGATGGGCTGGTGGAAGCGGTTCCAGTCGCTGTTGAGCCGGTCCTTCTCGATGACGCCCGCGTCGACCCCGGCCCGCAGGAAGCGATAGTAGCGCAGCGCGGCCGCCTTATTGAAGACCAGTTTCCCGGTCTGGGGATCGTAGTCCCGTCCGCCGAACGAGCGGTACCATTGCATGAAGTCCGGACCATTGAACGGCCGATGATAGTAGCCCTTGCCGGGCTCGATGATGTTCTTCTGCCTAGCCTCCTTTGCGACCGCCAACACGTCGTCCCAGGTGAAATCGCCGCTGGTGATCCGTTTGGGAAGATCCGCAATCTGCTGATCGGTCCATCCGAGTTTCTTGAGCAGGACCTTGTTGAAGTACAGTGGACGGGCCTCCGTGTCCTGCGGAATGCCCCAGGTCTTGCCTTGGTACTTCACGGCGGTCCACAGGGACGGAACGATGTCGCCGAACTGCCTGTACTTGGGGATGTACTGGTCGAGCGGCGTGAGAAACCCGGCGGCCGACCAGGTCGTGCTCAGGGCCGCGGACGCCTGGACGATGTCCGGAGCGTCTCCACTTTGGAACGCCAGCAACACGCGGCGCAGATACTGATCCCAGTTCGTGGTGTCAAACGAGCCGTCGACCTTGATCTGATAGTCCGCACCTTCGCGCGTGAGGGCGGCGTTCAGCCGATCGGCCGCCGTCTGCACGTTGCGGAAGCGCGTGATCGACGGGTTGTCCGGACCGATGGTCCAGGTCTTGATCGTGATGGTGCGCTGTTGGGCCTGGACAGGAGACAGCGCGA carries:
- a CDS encoding extracellular solute-binding protein yields the protein MGLKWLVTAWLVVGLALALSPVQAQQRTITIKTWTIGPDNPSITRFRNVQTAADRLNAALTREGADYQIKVDGSFDTTNWDQYLRRVLLAFQSGDAPDIVQASAALSTTWSAAGFLTPLDQYIPKYRQFGDIVPSLWTAVKYQGKTWGIPQDTEARPLYFNKVLLKKLGWTDQQIADLPKRITSGDFTWDDVLAVAKEARQKNIIEPGKGYYHRPFNGPDFMQWYRSFGGRDYDPQTGKLVFNKAAALRYYRFLRAGVDAGVIEKDRLNSDWNRFHQPITDGDGKVLFWSGGTWNWAEWELQWVAAKGGEAWLFDHFGYAPHPAYVKGGKPVTLSNPQAYMVSAASKNRDLALRLLANTMTPDLDAKHAVGSAHLPVLKRTAALVNNRFLKEVSYLLNYTTFQPPHPDLPKWQDAFFRGVSAVESASATPEQAVDVVASEMQRVLSNQVIVE